The Echinicola rosea genome has a segment encoding these proteins:
- a CDS encoding BamA/TamA family outer membrane protein — protein sequence MKINILIFFLVGCFSIEMAEAQENDPRKSSNKLEKRGLIYRYINGLINDTSDVAEPRFLFYPTLAYAPETSWEIGLSSLYVFYAKRDTSNRLSEINGFTFFTLEGQYGLWFDHAIYSDKEDWFFLGKLRFQRFPMYYYGIGPDTPKEYMAVVDSRQVLIKERVLRKLRKDFYLGMELDLNNFGSVEFNPKEEGGDIDYPVGAEGSTNLGLGVGLVYDNRHNVLNVRDGLFSELAYIKYAPFWAGKYEFATIITDNRIYRPVSKNNVLAAQLFGQFNTGNVPFNMMSALGGESMMRGYYYGRYRDNNYLTTQVEMRFLPLPLGFSKRIGAAVFGGAGTVFDDFSNLSLDKIVWSAGAGLRFLLFPSKDIYTRIDAAFTQEGHGFYIYIGEAF from the coding sequence ATGAAAATAAACATTCTAATTTTCTTTTTAGTAGGCTGTTTTAGTATTGAAATGGCAGAAGCTCAAGAAAATGATCCTCGAAAATCCTCTAACAAACTTGAAAAAAGAGGACTTATTTATCGATATATTAATGGGCTGATCAATGATACCAGTGATGTCGCCGAACCTAGGTTTTTATTTTATCCCACACTGGCTTATGCTCCTGAGACGAGTTGGGAGATTGGGCTGAGCTCTTTATATGTGTTTTATGCAAAAAGGGACACCTCCAATCGGCTAAGTGAGATCAATGGATTTACATTTTTTACTTTGGAAGGCCAATATGGATTATGGTTTGATCATGCGATCTATAGTGACAAGGAGGATTGGTTTTTTCTTGGCAAACTCCGCTTTCAGCGATTTCCCATGTACTATTATGGAATCGGTCCCGATACACCGAAGGAGTATATGGCAGTGGTCGATTCCCGTCAAGTATTGATCAAGGAACGGGTCTTACGTAAACTGAGGAAGGACTTCTATTTGGGTATGGAACTCGACCTGAATAACTTCGGATCTGTTGAATTCAATCCCAAAGAGGAAGGTGGAGATATCGACTATCCAGTGGGGGCAGAAGGTTCTACAAATCTAGGACTGGGGGTCGGGCTGGTTTATGATAATAGGCATAACGTGCTCAATGTCCGTGACGGACTGTTTTCGGAATTGGCCTATATCAAATATGCCCCTTTTTGGGCCGGTAAATATGAATTTGCCACGATCATCACGGACAATAGAATCTACCGCCCAGTCAGCAAAAACAATGTCCTGGCCGCTCAGCTGTTTGGTCAATTCAATACAGGAAATGTTCCATTCAATATGATGAGTGCTCTGGGCGGAGAAAGTATGATGCGGGGATATTACTATGGTCGTTACCGGGACAACAACTACCTGACCACACAGGTGGAAATGCGTTTCCTACCTTTGCCTTTAGGATTTTCCAAACGGATAGGCGCAGCCGTTTTCGGTGGAGCAGGAACTGTATTTGATGACTTCAGTAACCTGTCGCTCGATAAAATAGTGTGGTCGGCAGGTGCTGGACTTCGGTTTTTGTTGTTCCCTTCCAAGGATATTTATACGCGAATTGATGCTGCTTTTACCCAAGAGGGCCACGGTTTTTACATTTATATTGGTGAGGCTTTTTAA
- a CDS encoding glycerophosphodiester phosphodiesterase, producing the protein MKTLITTVFLFTLLLSCTSKMDFHHNKIIAHRGAWKNLDLPQNSLASLERAVELGCEGSEFDVWMTADSVLVVNHDADFEGLIIEESTYEQLLSKKHNNGESIATVEEYLKKGMEQTTTKLIFEIKPSKISTERSEYIAEKSVRTVQDLNAEKWVDYITFSYEGGLRAIALDPTANVAYLSGDKSPAALKDAGFFGFDYNIKLLRQKPEWIKEAQALGLTVNAWTVNNKEDMQWLLQQNVDFITTDEPEMLFNLINE; encoded by the coding sequence ATGAAAACGTTAATTACTACTGTTTTTCTTTTCACATTACTTTTGTCCTGTACATCAAAAATGGATTTTCATCACAATAAGATAATTGCACACCGTGGTGCTTGGAAAAATTTAGACCTTCCCCAAAATTCGCTGGCTTCCCTTGAAAGGGCCGTGGAGTTGGGTTGTGAAGGTTCTGAGTTTGACGTGTGGATGACAGCTGATAGTGTGTTGGTGGTAAACCATGACGCCGATTTTGAAGGCTTAATTATTGAGGAATCTACTTATGAACAACTCCTTAGCAAGAAGCATAATAATGGCGAAAGCATTGCAACGGTAGAAGAGTACCTGAAAAAGGGCATGGAACAAACTACTACCAAGTTGATTTTTGAGATAAAGCCTTCAAAAATAAGCACTGAAAGAAGTGAATACATTGCTGAGAAGTCCGTTAGGACCGTACAAGATCTAAATGCCGAAAAGTGGGTCGATTATATCACCTTCAGCTATGAGGGTGGGCTACGTGCCATAGCGCTTGATCCTACAGCTAACGTTGCATATCTAAGTGGAGATAAATCCCCGGCAGCACTAAAAGATGCTGGATTCTTTGGCTTTGATTACAATATTAAACTGCTCCGTCAAAAACCAGAGTGGATTAAAGAAGCACAAGCGCTGGGATTGACAGTAAATGCCTGGACGGTAAATAACAAAGAAGATATGCAGTGGCTATTACAACAAAATGTGGACTTCATCACTACTGATGAGCCAGAAATGCTCTTTAACCTGATCAATGAATAA
- a CDS encoding response regulator: protein MSKILILEIDNSLSDNIREILQMEGHKLLEIDDVSDLKDTINLFEPDLFIIGAFLERKASGPAAVNIMRECHQIPVMFISDVYSQVHFEKDISEIANSTILTKPFKAKDLVKKVDEILISPENQR, encoded by the coding sequence ATGTCCAAAATACTGATCCTTGAGATAGATAACAGTCTATCTGATAATATCCGGGAAATCCTTCAAATGGAAGGCCATAAGCTCTTGGAAATAGATGACGTGAGTGACTTGAAGGATACTATAAATCTATTTGAGCCAGATTTGTTCATTATTGGAGCCTTTTTGGAGCGTAAAGCCTCCGGACCGGCGGCTGTGAATATAATGCGTGAGTGTCATCAAATTCCAGTAATGTTTATTTCCGATGTGTATTCTCAGGTACATTTTGAGAAGGACATCAGTGAAATCGCTAACTCTACCATTTTGACCAAGCCCTTCAAAGCAAAAGATTTGGTCAAGAAAGTCGATGAAATTTTGATTTCTCCCGAAAATCAAAGATAG
- a CDS encoding DUF6660 family protein: MKVMQVILRYYLLVLVVLPCADEHQTMVSENQDTVVALENQGHSHDSDEDHCSPLCVCHCCHIHYVLSDKPQVNFVRQFTSIHPSLFNNFKGIHSFDFLKPPKGFSPFTYFG; encoded by the coding sequence ATGAAAGTCATGCAGGTCATATTGAGATATTACTTGCTGGTGTTGGTCGTACTTCCATGTGCTGATGAACATCAGACGATGGTTTCTGAAAATCAGGATACTGTGGTGGCATTGGAGAATCAAGGTCATTCCCATGACTCCGATGAGGACCACTGTTCCCCGCTATGTGTGTGCCATTGCTGTCATATTCATTATGTGCTAAGTGATAAGCCGCAAGTGAATTTTGTCAGGCAATTTACATCCATACATCCTTCACTTTTTAATAATTTCAAAGGAATCCATTCTTTTGATTTTTTGAAACCGCCCAAAGGTTTTTCTCCCTTTACTTACTTCGGATAA
- a CDS encoding CusA/CzcA family heavy metal efflux RND transporter, whose product MINQLITFSIKNKLIIGLFTLALVGLGTWSMLQVPIDAVPDITNNQVQVITQAPNLGTEDIEQFVTYPVELAMANLPGVKEVRSVSRFGLSVVTIVFDDDKGTYLPRQLVSEKLIEVRDEIPEGFGKPSMGPISTGLGEIYQYTLEVDSAYRDQYTITQLRTIQDWIIKRQMAMVPGVVEVNAFGGKIKQYEVAVNPEDLRAIGLSISDIYTALEQNNQNTGGAYIERNHQANFIRGEGLARSLDDIRNITIANQNGIPITVNDVADVRYGHAVRYGAFTKNGTGEAVGGMILMLKGANSDKVIESVKERIEQIQLSLPDGVSIKPFLDRSDLVQETTSTVTSNLLEGGLIVIFVLVLLLGNWRGGLIVASTIPLSLLFTFILMNAFDVWANLMSLGAIDFGIIVDGAVIIVESTVFYLHQKAQKTKAIQQKDRDQQAADASKKMMNSAFFGQLIILIVFLPILALEGVEGKMFQPMALTFIFAMLGAMLLCLTYVPMMSALFIRVRKDTRNSWGDRAIIWLENRYVPLLERALKRGKWIAGMAIAFFGAALFIFKDMGGEFIPQLDEGDIAFHIILSPGSSLSESVATSTQVEQIILNNFPEVEQVMTRFGVSDVPTDPMPMDLGDCIVILKPKDQWVSATSKEALIEKIKAKISVLPGVNYEFTQPIEMRFNELLTGVREDIAVKLFGEDLDVLADKANEMGQLISGIDGVADLRVEATTGLPQMTVHYNREKLAQYDLDISTLNTVVQTAFAGKRAGVIFEGERRFDLVIRLDSANRKSINDIRNLYVNISDDHQIPLKEVAEINYKSGPMQISRDNTNRRTYVGINVRGRDIESLVAEIKDKLTNSLDLPPGYYIRYGGAFENLERASKRLQLVVPVALASIFMLIFFALKSVKQTLMIYMAIPLATIGGVFSLWLRGMPFSISAGVGFIVLFGVAVLNGLVLINGLNELKTESNLSLTERIKTGTKRRIRPILLTALTDILGFLPMSISASSGAEVQRPLATVVIGGLITSTLLTLFLLPILYQWMENTKTNMKTTKTGMMLALLTLGLLGATNVMAQNAQVSQPITLDEAIARANERYPMIQNAQLEIDKQTVLKKKAWDIGNTQVYTGGEELKDKLGVYTTIGIQQQQMDVFGIPSKTKYQQERIGLAKASLDLSAAELAKEVSLAYAQAYSAKQRYKLLEKMDSLYAHFERAARIRYETEATSKLEWLSAQNKSKQMTIQKEQGFRDYQINLNKLNLWLVSDTLFTVQVNDREKFLTLGQDTSAIDAHPQILMANQQQELANQGIKTAKAGYLPKVYAQYGIQEVQGVSGFSTFQLGISIPLAFHQNQADVREARLAARQASSVLDQTKMEFDVAHQTAKQQYLKWKNALEYYESEALPLAKEQERGALLAYQEGAIDYVTFLQNINDALTIEQNAQETLKSYLISKIELEYFNRSISNQYE is encoded by the coding sequence ATGATCAATCAGCTTATTACATTTTCTATCAAAAATAAGCTCATTATCGGACTGTTTACCTTGGCCTTGGTAGGACTTGGTACCTGGAGTATGCTGCAAGTACCCATCGATGCGGTGCCTGACATAACCAATAATCAGGTACAAGTCATCACCCAAGCGCCGAATTTAGGAACAGAAGATATCGAGCAATTTGTCACTTACCCTGTGGAATTGGCAATGGCCAACCTACCGGGGGTGAAGGAGGTCAGGTCCGTTTCGCGGTTTGGACTGTCTGTGGTGACGATCGTCTTTGATGATGATAAGGGAACCTATCTGCCCAGGCAGCTGGTATCCGAAAAACTAATTGAAGTCCGCGACGAAATTCCAGAAGGCTTTGGGAAACCTAGCATGGGGCCTATAAGCACTGGTCTGGGGGAAATTTATCAATACACCTTGGAAGTGGACAGTGCCTATCGTGACCAATATACCATCACCCAGCTCCGTACTATACAGGATTGGATCATCAAACGCCAGATGGCCATGGTACCCGGTGTGGTAGAAGTGAATGCCTTTGGTGGTAAAATAAAGCAATATGAAGTAGCCGTAAACCCGGAAGATCTGAGGGCTATTGGTCTCAGCATAAGTGATATCTATACCGCATTGGAGCAGAATAACCAAAACACTGGTGGTGCTTATATCGAACGGAACCATCAAGCCAATTTTATCCGTGGAGAAGGCCTGGCCAGGAGTTTGGATGACATCCGAAATATCACCATTGCCAACCAGAATGGCATCCCAATCACAGTAAATGATGTGGCAGATGTAAGGTACGGACATGCCGTCCGATACGGAGCATTTACCAAAAACGGCACCGGTGAAGCGGTCGGAGGAATGATCCTGATGCTGAAAGGAGCAAACTCCGATAAGGTCATCGAATCGGTGAAAGAGCGGATCGAGCAGATCCAGCTTAGTCTTCCGGATGGAGTCAGCATAAAGCCATTTCTGGACAGGAGTGATCTGGTCCAAGAAACCACCTCTACCGTCACATCGAATTTATTGGAAGGCGGGCTGATCGTTATTTTCGTATTGGTACTGCTGCTTGGCAATTGGCGGGGAGGTTTGATCGTGGCCTCGACGATTCCATTGAGCTTGTTGTTTACATTTATTCTTATGAATGCCTTCGATGTCTGGGCAAACCTCATGAGTTTAGGGGCTATAGATTTTGGGATTATTGTGGACGGAGCAGTCATTATCGTGGAAAGTACGGTATTTTATTTACACCAAAAAGCTCAGAAGACCAAAGCCATCCAACAAAAAGACCGGGATCAACAAGCGGCGGATGCATCAAAGAAAATGATGAACTCTGCTTTTTTCGGTCAGTTGATCATTTTAATAGTCTTTTTGCCCATTTTAGCGCTTGAAGGAGTAGAAGGTAAGATGTTTCAGCCGATGGCATTGACGTTTATTTTTGCCATGCTTGGCGCCATGCTGCTCTGCCTCACTTATGTGCCCATGATGTCTGCTCTTTTCATTCGTGTGCGCAAAGACACCCGTAATAGTTGGGGTGACCGGGCGATCATTTGGTTGGAGAACAGGTATGTTCCGCTGCTTGAACGCGCACTGAAACGTGGCAAATGGATAGCAGGTATGGCCATAGCGTTTTTTGGCGCTGCGCTATTTATTTTCAAGGATATGGGAGGAGAATTTATCCCGCAATTGGATGAAGGGGATATTGCTTTTCACATCATTCTTTCTCCTGGAAGCTCACTATCCGAGTCAGTGGCCACTTCCACCCAGGTAGAGCAGATCATTCTCAACAATTTTCCAGAGGTAGAACAGGTGATGACTCGTTTTGGCGTATCTGATGTGCCCACCGATCCCATGCCCATGGATCTTGGCGATTGTATAGTGATCTTAAAACCCAAAGACCAATGGGTCTCGGCCACATCCAAAGAAGCACTCATTGAAAAAATAAAAGCCAAAATCAGTGTGCTTCCCGGTGTCAATTACGAGTTTACACAGCCTATCGAGATGCGGTTCAACGAGCTGCTGACAGGCGTAAGGGAAGACATTGCTGTAAAATTGTTTGGAGAAGACTTAGACGTATTGGCTGATAAGGCGAATGAAATGGGGCAGTTGATCAGTGGAATAGACGGGGTGGCTGATCTAAGGGTAGAAGCGACCACAGGACTGCCGCAAATGACCGTCCACTATAACCGTGAAAAACTCGCCCAATATGATTTGGACATTTCCACGTTAAACACCGTGGTCCAGACGGCGTTCGCCGGCAAGCGTGCAGGGGTTATTTTTGAAGGAGAAAGACGGTTCGATTTGGTCATAAGGTTGGACTCTGCGAATCGAAAAAGCATTAACGATATCCGAAATCTGTACGTCAATATCTCTGATGACCATCAGATTCCCCTTAAGGAAGTAGCCGAGATCAACTATAAATCCGGCCCCATGCAGATCAGTCGTGACAATACCAACCGAAGAACGTATGTCGGTATCAATGTTCGTGGCCGGGACATCGAATCATTGGTAGCAGAAATCAAGGATAAGTTAACCAATTCCCTTGATCTTCCACCGGGATATTACATTCGCTATGGGGGAGCTTTTGAGAATTTGGAAAGGGCCTCAAAGCGTCTTCAATTAGTGGTTCCTGTGGCTCTGGCAAGTATATTTATGTTGATTTTCTTTGCGCTGAAATCTGTAAAACAAACGCTCATGATCTACATGGCCATACCTCTGGCGACCATAGGAGGTGTTTTTTCGCTTTGGTTAAGGGGAATGCCTTTCAGCATTTCTGCAGGAGTAGGCTTTATTGTCCTTTTTGGCGTAGCGGTTCTGAATGGTCTAGTACTCATTAATGGCCTCAATGAGCTTAAAACTGAAAGCAACCTGTCGCTCACGGAACGGATTAAAACCGGTACCAAAAGGCGAATCAGACCGATTCTTCTGACCGCGCTTACAGATATTTTGGGCTTTTTACCCATGTCAATTTCTGCTTCCTCAGGCGCAGAAGTACAGCGGCCATTGGCTACTGTGGTCATTGGGGGGCTGATCACTTCTACATTGCTTACCCTATTCCTTTTACCCATACTTTATCAATGGATGGAAAATACCAAAACCAATATGAAGACAACTAAAACGGGTATGATGCTAGCACTGCTTACGTTGGGGCTATTGGGTGCCACCAATGTTATGGCGCAAAATGCACAAGTGAGTCAGCCCATCACCTTAGATGAGGCGATTGCCCGTGCCAATGAGCGGTATCCCATGATCCAAAATGCCCAATTGGAGATCGATAAGCAGACAGTGCTCAAAAAGAAAGCCTGGGACATCGGAAATACCCAGGTCTATACCGGTGGAGAAGAGCTGAAAGACAAGCTTGGCGTTTACACCACCATTGGCATCCAACAGCAGCAGATGGATGTTTTTGGGATTCCCTCCAAAACCAAATATCAGCAGGAGAGAATTGGACTTGCTAAAGCTTCCCTGGACCTGTCAGCAGCTGAACTGGCCAAAGAAGTAAGCCTGGCTTATGCACAAGCATATAGCGCCAAGCAACGGTATAAGCTTTTGGAAAAGATGGATTCCTTGTATGCCCATTTTGAACGTGCGGCCCGCATCCGGTATGAGACAGAGGCTACGAGTAAATTGGAGTGGCTTAGTGCCCAGAACAAATCAAAGCAGATGACCATTCAGAAGGAACAAGGCTTTCGAGATTACCAGATTAACCTTAACAAACTTAACCTATGGTTGGTCAGTGATACGCTATTTACCGTTCAGGTAAATGATCGGGAGAAGTTTTTGACTCTTGGTCAGGACACCAGTGCCATAGATGCCCATCCGCAGATATTAATGGCAAATCAACAGCAAGAACTGGCAAATCAAGGAATTAAAACGGCCAAAGCTGGCTATTTACCGAAGGTTTATGCACAATACGGCATCCAAGAAGTCCAAGGTGTATCAGGCTTTTCCACATTTCAGTTGGGCATTAGTATCCCTTTGGCCTTCCATCAAAACCAGGCAGATGTCCGTGAAGCAAGGTTGGCTGCAAGACAAGCAAGCAGTGTCCTGGACCAAACAAAAATGGAATTTGACGTGGCCCACCAAACGGCAAAGCAGCAATACCTAAAATGGAAAAATGCCTTAGAATATTATGAATCAGAGGCCCTTCCATTGGCTAAAGAGCAGGAGCGTGGTGCGTTATTGGCCTACCAAGAGGGTGCCATAGACTATGTGACATTCCTACAGAATATCAATGATGCATTAACCATTGAGCAAAATGCACAGGAAACACTTAAATCCTACCTCATTAGTAAAATAGAACTGGAATATTTTAATCGTTCAATCAGCAATCAATATGAATAA
- a CDS encoding efflux RND transporter periplasmic adaptor subunit → MNNTHRLQTICTPTVPIFHKIIGSVAMIALLSIAGCNDQQNVTVHSDKEEKHEEGVHLPNQQVKALQLNIDTVSSRAMAHLVEVNGILEVPPQNEAAVTAYIGANVMDIKVIEGDKVQKGQALAYLSHPEMIQIQSDYSQSWHKLNYLQKEFKRQNTLYEEEVGSGRDKEKIAAELATLRASISGQESQLRLLGLDPAAIRDGVITERIPIKSPISGYIKEVHIKTGQYVGPEYEMFEVVNIHHIHADLMVFEKDVSKVKEGQKVRFTVETLPGEELIAEVYSVGKSFESKPKAVHIHAEIENKKGLLIPGMYVKGQVITDKTKQPAVPEAAIVNEDDRNFLFSVMQQGEEWIFEKTEIIVDGQDAGWVSIKFMRSEDAGKKYVMNNAYYLVAESKKSEGGHHH, encoded by the coding sequence ATGAATAATACCCATAGATTACAAACCATATGCACTCCCACAGTGCCCATATTCCACAAGATAATCGGCAGCGTTGCGATGATCGCTTTGCTCTCCATTGCCGGATGTAATGATCAGCAGAACGTAACTGTCCATAGCGATAAAGAGGAGAAACACGAGGAAGGAGTCCACCTGCCCAACCAACAAGTAAAAGCCCTTCAGCTTAACATAGATACGGTAAGCTCGCGGGCAATGGCACACTTGGTGGAAGTAAATGGCATACTGGAAGTACCCCCTCAAAACGAAGCTGCTGTCACGGCTTATATCGGTGCCAATGTCATGGATATTAAGGTCATTGAAGGGGATAAAGTACAAAAGGGGCAAGCCTTGGCCTACCTTTCCCATCCCGAAATGATCCAAATTCAGTCGGACTATAGCCAAAGCTGGCATAAACTTAACTATCTCCAGAAGGAGTTTAAGCGCCAAAATACTCTTTATGAGGAAGAAGTCGGCTCTGGACGGGACAAGGAAAAAATCGCCGCGGAATTAGCGACCCTACGTGCGTCGATTAGTGGACAGGAAAGCCAACTGAGATTGTTGGGCTTAGATCCAGCAGCCATCCGCGATGGGGTCATTACCGAACGAATCCCTATTAAAAGCCCCATATCAGGCTATATCAAGGAAGTTCATATTAAGACGGGACAGTATGTTGGGCCCGAATATGAGATGTTTGAAGTGGTCAATATCCATCATATTCATGCTGATTTAATGGTGTTTGAGAAAGATGTGAGCAAGGTAAAAGAAGGGCAAAAGGTGCGATTTACCGTAGAGACCCTGCCTGGTGAGGAGTTGATTGCTGAGGTATATTCAGTGGGAAAATCTTTTGAATCAAAACCAAAGGCCGTTCATATTCATGCGGAAATAGAGAATAAAAAAGGGCTCCTGATTCCTGGGATGTACGTCAAGGGACAAGTCATTACTGATAAAACCAAGCAGCCCGCAGTACCCGAAGCAGCGATTGTTAACGAAGACGATCGCAATTTCCTCTTTTCCGTAATGCAGCAGGGAGAAGAATGGATATTCGAAAAAACTGAAATTATCGTAGATGGCCAGGATGCGGGATGGGTTTCCATTAAATTCATGCGCTCGGAAGATGCTGGGAAAAAATATGTCATGAACAACGCGTATTACCTGGTGGCAGAATCCAAGAAAAGTGAAGGAGGACATCACCACTAA
- a CDS encoding DUF4127 family protein, translating to MKSILTVLIWLLSISTNVFASPIKEKLLLIPLDDRPPCLQFPVKLGDIVGVEIITPPKELLGNLHEAGNTDALARWIKRQPIEDLDGLILAADMLAYGGLVASRKYGVKVDTALRRLELIKSIKEKHPHLPVLVQSVIMRLAPTADGTNEAYRVKLAKWASTVDPTEKLALERQLPKAVISDYLDARNRNHQVNRQLIEWANEGLIDYLVLSQDDAKPTGLHVAEKEQVLRLAQRSKLKDKVAIQTGTDEVAMLLLSRLVNQQNHLKPRVSVYYSSETMRYEMMPFEDDPLDETVHKMVTSAGGVVVEQGENPELHWYIYTSRYSEEETKRFIEAIVQAVEKGEKVILSDIDPIGDVQGGAATFSEAMIKSGILPKLYGYASWNTAGNTLGTALPQGFLYHAYRSTTEQEKEAIGNPSSQHWFTIHRMVNDYVYNNTVREALKEAFGMEYTNATVLSSDRLEVAENMAFDTINSSLEDIVHYNFQDRFEVKHLKFELPWNRAFEALIDFELIKLPVKKVDHQ from the coding sequence ATGAAATCAATTTTAACAGTTCTTATATGGCTACTTTCCATAAGTACGAATGTTTTTGCCAGTCCAATAAAAGAAAAATTACTGCTCATTCCACTGGATGATCGACCACCCTGTTTACAGTTTCCTGTAAAACTCGGAGATATTGTCGGTGTGGAAATTATCACACCTCCCAAGGAACTATTGGGCAACTTGCATGAGGCAGGAAATACGGATGCATTGGCTCGTTGGATCAAGCGACAGCCCATTGAAGATCTGGATGGGCTTATACTTGCAGCAGATATGTTGGCATATGGAGGGTTGGTGGCCAGTAGGAAATATGGGGTAAAGGTGGATACAGCATTGCGTAGATTAGAGTTGATTAAATCTATAAAAGAGAAGCATCCCCACCTGCCGGTATTGGTCCAAAGTGTCATCATGCGCTTGGCGCCCACAGCAGACGGTACGAATGAAGCGTATCGGGTAAAGCTGGCTAAATGGGCATCCACGGTAGATCCAACAGAAAAATTAGCATTGGAGCGTCAATTGCCAAAAGCTGTAATATCCGATTATTTGGATGCAAGAAACCGAAATCACCAAGTGAATCGTCAATTGATCGAATGGGCAAACGAAGGCCTGATCGATTACCTTGTACTTTCGCAGGATGATGCCAAACCTACTGGGCTCCATGTTGCAGAAAAGGAACAGGTTCTTCGACTAGCCCAGCGATCCAAATTAAAGGATAAGGTGGCCATCCAGACCGGTACCGATGAAGTAGCCATGTTGCTCCTTAGCCGTTTAGTCAATCAACAAAACCACCTTAAGCCAAGGGTTAGCGTTTACTATTCTTCCGAAACCATGCGATATGAAATGATGCCTTTTGAAGATGATCCGCTTGATGAAACGGTTCATAAAATGGTGACTAGCGCAGGAGGAGTGGTGGTGGAACAAGGGGAAAACCCCGAACTTCACTGGTACATTTACACCTCACGGTACAGTGAAGAAGAAACAAAACGATTTATAGAGGCCATTGTCCAAGCTGTGGAAAAAGGCGAAAAGGTAATCCTTTCGGATATAGATCCGATAGGAGATGTACAAGGAGGTGCAGCTACATTTTCAGAAGCCATGATAAAAAGCGGCATATTACCCAAACTGTACGGTTATGCCTCCTGGAATACTGCTGGAAATACCTTGGGTACAGCATTGCCTCAGGGTTTTCTCTATCACGCTTACAGATCCACCACTGAGCAGGAAAAAGAGGCTATTGGTAATCCCTCGTCCCAACATTGGTTTACGATCCATCGAATGGTAAATGATTATGTTTATAATAACACCGTGAGAGAGGCATTGAAGGAGGCTTTTGGTATGGAATATACGAATGCCACTGTTTTGTCCAGCGATCGGCTTGAAGTGGCTGAAAATATGGCATTTGATACTATAAATTCATCTTTGGAGGATATTGTTCATTATAATTTTCAGGATCGGTTTGAAGTGAAACATTTGAAATTTGAATTGCCTTGGAACAGGGCTTTTGAGGCATTAATTGATTTTGAATTGATTAAATTACCTGTGAAGAAGGTGGATCATCAATAA
- a CDS encoding 3-keto-disaccharide hydrolase — protein sequence MNYRVFFSLIICLSLQGYYSLTFGQNVGVGTEKPNTAQWLFDGSREMLEDKWEYWEGPRLSAVPPIKWKIVDDPVDTGTTLNTNDPAAANGKYGAADIVTKEKFEDFRLHIEFLIEHKGGNSGVYLQNRYEIQVLDGDSTTHGMAAIINEKAAPYEVYAGLGKWNAYDIVFRAARFDQEGNLLEKALMTMYFNGVKVHTNEYIQQVWGGPNSGLDGGNEGGKGITDRPGGLKLQAEGHDVLYRNIWIQSLEIQASDTDF from the coding sequence ATGAACTACCGTGTTTTTTTCTCTCTTATTATTTGCTTGTCGCTTCAAGGTTACTATTCGTTGACTTTTGGTCAAAATGTTGGCGTAGGAACCGAAAAGCCTAATACCGCCCAATGGCTCTTTGATGGAAGTAGGGAAATGCTTGAAGATAAATGGGAATATTGGGAGGGACCAAGGTTATCAGCAGTTCCGCCTATCAAATGGAAAATCGTCGATGATCCCGTAGATACCGGGACCACGCTAAACACCAACGACCCCGCAGCGGCCAATGGAAAATATGGAGCGGCGGATATTGTGACCAAGGAAAAGTTCGAGGATTTTAGATTGCATATAGAATTTTTGATTGAACATAAAGGAGGAAACAGCGGCGTTTACCTTCAAAACCGGTATGAAATCCAAGTACTTGATGGGGATTCCACCACCCATGGAATGGCTGCTATTATCAATGAGAAGGCCGCCCCTTATGAAGTTTATGCTGGATTGGGGAAATGGAATGCCTATGATATTGTTTTTCGAGCCGCTAGATTCGATCAGGAGGGAAACCTTCTGGAAAAAGCCCTGATGACGATGTATTTCAATGGAGTGAAAGTGCATACCAACGAATACATCCAACAAGTCTGGGGAGGGCCAAACTCCGGACTTGATGGTGGCAATGAGGGAGGAAAAGGTATTACCGATCGACCTGGTGGACTGAAATTACAAGCTGAGGGACACGATGTACTCTATCGCAATATTTGGATCCAGTCACTTGAGATACAGGCGTCCGATACTGATTTTTAA